From the Ralstonia wenshanensis genome, the window ACGCGGCCAGCACAGCGGCGTGTTCTTCAGCCACCGCTTCCACGCTCACCATGAATTCCTGGTGCTCGCGCTGGGCGTTGTTGATCATCGCGACGGTGGGCTGGGCAATGGCGGCCAGTACGGCCGTCTCGCCCGGGTGGTTCATGCCCAGTTCGAGCACGGCCAGCTTGTGTTGCGCATTCAGGCGGAACAGCGTGAGCGGCAGGCCGATGTCGTTGTTGAAGTTGCCAGCCGTCGCCAGGCGGGCGTCTTCACCCACGGCCTGCGCGAAGATCGCGGAGATCATTTCCTTGACCGTCGTCTTGCCGTTGCTGCCCGTCACGGCGACGACCGGAATCGGGAACTGACGGCGCCACCCGGCGGCGAGTTGGCCGAGCCCGACACGCGTATCGGCAACGGTCAGCACAGCCACTTTGGTCACGTCCAGCGTGGCGGCCGGTGCGCGCGACACCAGCACGGCGGAAGCGCCACGCGCCACCACCTCGGGCAGGAAATCGTGCGCATCGAAACGCTCGCCGATCAGCGCGACGAACAGGTCGCCGGGCTGCACTGCGCGGCTGTCGGTTGTCACGCGCAGGATGGCCGCGTCGGGGCCCGCCAGATGGGCGCCCGCCATCCAGGCAGCGGCGTCGGTGGCGTGCATCATCACGGTCGGGGCGATCATGCGTTCACCCCGCGGGCGGCAAGCGCAAGACGCACATGCTCCTGATCGGAGAACGGCCGCTTGCGACCCGCAATTTCTTGCGTCGATTCATGCCCCTTGCCGGCCACGACGATCACGTCATGCGCATCGGCGTGCCGCACGGCATGCAGGATGGCGGCCGCGCGGTCTTCGATCTGGGTGGCGGCACGCGGGTTGTCCATGCCGTCGGCGATCTCGTTGAGGATGTGCTGCGGATCTTCGCTGCGCGGGTTGTCGGAGGTCAGCACAACGTGCGGCGCCAGGCGCTCGGCGATAGCGCCCATCTGCGGACGCTTGCCGGGGTCGCGGTCGCCGCCGCAGCCGAACACGGCCCACAGTTTCCCGCCGCGCGCCTCGGTAATCGGCGCGAGTGCGCGCAGCGTCTGCTCCAGCGCGTCCGGCGTGTGGGCGTAATCCACCACCACCAACGGACCGTCTTCGCCGCCGAAACGCTCCATACGGCCGCTCACGGGTTGCAGTTTTTCCAGGCGTGCGATGGCGTCCTGCCACGGCACGCCGGCCGCCAGCAGTGCGCCCAGCACACCGAGCAAATTCGATACGTTGAACAAACCCACCGTAGGCGCATGGACGGTCGCGTGGCCAAAGCTGCCATCTACGTCGAATGTCGTGCCGGTGCGGTGCGCGCGCACGTTGCTGGCGCGCAGCCATTGCTTGGCACCGTGCTGCGCCGCGGCTTCGCCGTCGATGCCGTATTCGATGGTTTCGACATCGGCGCGGGCGTTCTGCAGCAAGCGCACACCGGCAGCGTCGTCGCGGTTGATGACCGCGGCGCGCAGGCCCGGCCAGCCGAACAGGCGCGCCTTGGCGAGTTCGTACTCGGCCATCGTGCCGTGGTAGTCGAGGTGATCCTGCGTCAGGTTGGTGAACACCGCGATATCAAAGCAAGTGCCATCGACGCGGCCTTGCTCAAGGCCATGCGACGAGACTTCCATGGCGATGGCGCGGGCACCCGCACGGTGCAGATCGGCGAGGCTGCGCTGGAGCTGGATGGCGTCCGGCGTGGTGAAGCCGGTAATGGCCAGCGCATCGACAAACCCGGTGCCAAGCGTACCCACCACTGCGCAACGCTGGCCGTGTTTGGTCAGCGCCTGCGCGATCCATTGCGAGCACGATGTCTTGCCGTTGGTACCCGTCACGCCAATCACACGCAATGCGTCCGGGCCGGGCACGCCGTACCACTGCGCGGCCAGCGGCCCGGCCAGTTCAGCCAGGCCGTCCACCGGCAGGATGCGCACGGGCGCGTCGGCGGGCATTGCGTAACCATGGGCTTCGGCCAGCACGGCGGAAGCGCCCGCCTCGATGGCTTGCGGAATATGCGGACGGCCATCGCCACGCTGGCGCACATTGCCGAGCACGTAGGCGACGAACACATCGCCGGTCTTGAGCTTGCGCGTGTCGCTTGTGAGGTCGGCACCTGCCGGCGCCTGGGCGCGCAGCCAATCCACCACGGGCGCAAGACGCGCGGCGATGGTCGGGCGATCAGAAGTGGGCTTGGCTGTCATTGCAAGCCCCCCACCGGCTCTTCCGGCACGTCCGGCGTCATCACGAGCTGGCGCACCGGCGAATCCGGCGGCACGTTCAATGCCCGCAGGGTGCCGCCCACGATTTGAGAGAACACGGGGCCGGCCGCGCCGCCGCCATAGCGGTTGCCCACGGTCGGCTCGTCCACGCTCACCGCCACGATGATGCGCGGGTTCGACATAGGCGCCAGACCAATGAACGAGGCGCGATACTTGGAGCGGTCATAGCCGCGCCCGGTGTGCTTCCACGCCGTGCCGGTCTTGCCGCCGACACGGTAGCCCATCACCTGGGCCTGCGGTGCGGTGCCGCCGGGCGCCGTCACCGTCTCGAGCATTTGGCGGACCTGCCGTGCCACCTCCGGCGAGATCACGCGCTCGCCCTGCGGCGGCTGGCCGTCGGTGCGGTACATCGTGATCGGAATCAGCTCGCCATCGTGCGCGAAGATGGTGTACGCATGCGCAATCTGGAACAACGACACCGACAGGCCGTAGCCATATGACATGGTCGCCTGCTCGATGCGACGCCATTTGTTTGCCGGGCGCAGCCGCCCAGCCACCGCGCCCGGGAAGCCGATCTTCGGCGCCTGCCCCAAGCCAACGCTGGTGAACATGTCCCACATTTCCTGCGGCTTGAGCATCATCGCGATCTTGGTCGTACCGATGTTGCTGGAGTGCTGGATCACCTGGGCGACCGTCAACGTGCCGTAGTTGCCGGTATCGGAAATGGTCGCGCCTTCAAAGCTGTATTTGCCGTTGGTCTGCACCAGCGTGGTCGGCGTCACGCGCTTGAGCTGCAGGGCCAGGCTGATCGTGATCGGCTTCATCATCGAGCCTGGCTCGAAAGTGTCGGTCAGCACGCGGTTGCGCAGTTGCTCGCCCGAGAGGCGGCTGCGGTCGTTCGGGTTGTAAGTCGGGTAGTTGGCGAGCGCCAGCACCTCGCCGGTCTGGGCATCCAGCACGATCGCACTGGCGGCCTTTGCGCGGGTACGCTCGATGGCGGCCTTCAATTCGTTGAAGGTCAGGTACTGGATCTTGGCGTCGATCGACAGCGTTTGATCATGCCCATCACGCGGGGCCTTGAGCACGCCAACGTCTTCCACAACGCGGCCCAACCGATCCTTGATCACCTGACGCTGGCCGGCGGCACCCGCGAGGTCGGACTCACGCGCCAGCTCCATGCCTTCCTGGCCTTTGTCCTCGACGTTGGTGAACCCGACGATGTGCGCCATCGCCTCGCCTTCCGGGTAGAAACGCTTGTACTCACGCGTCTGATAGATACCTTCGATCTTCAGCGCGGCGATCTGATCGGCTACCTCGGGCAGCACCTGGCGCTTGAGATACACGAAGCCCTTGTCTTCGCCCAGCTTGCCCGAAAGCTCCTTGTCGCTCATGCCGAGCAGCTTGGCGAGCTTCTTCATGTCTTCGCCAGGCACGTTGTTGGGCACGTCTTCGGGCACGGCCCAGATGGCCTTCACCGGCAGGCTCGTGGCCAGCACCAGGCCATTGCGATCGAGAATCTTGCCGCGCGTGGCCGGCAACTCCAGCGTGCGCTGGAAGCGCTTCTTGCCCTCGGCCTCATAAAAGCGGTTGCCAGGGCCTTGAATCCACAGAGCGCGGCCGATCAGCGCCAGGAACGCCGCGAACATCAGGAACACAACCAGCTTCGAGCGCCACATCGGCAGGCGCAGTCCCAGCACTGGGCTGGCGGAAAACTGGCCCGGACGCGCCCGCGCCGTGGTGCCGTTGGACTTGCGTGCGCCACTCATGGCTGTACTCCGGAAGCCGTGGGTGCGCTGGCCGCCACCGAGGAAGCCCCGGAGGCGCCCCCTGCTGCCGGCAAATCGGCAAACCCCTGCAGATACTGCGTGCGCCCCGCCTGCGCGGGCGACATCTTCAATTGCTTGCTCGCGATATCGGCAATGCGAGCGCTCTTGCCCAGCGCGCTCTGCTCATATTGCAGACGCGACCAGTCGGTGTTGAGTTGCTTCTCTTCCGCCTGCGCGCGATCCAGCTCGACAAACAGTTGCCGTGCCTGGTGTTGTGCGTTGACCAGCGACAGCGCGCACAGCACCAGCGCAGTCAGCAGGAACATGTTCAGGCGATTCATGGAGGCGGCCCCGTCGGTCAGCAGCGTTCGGCCACGCGCATGATGGCCGAGCGCGCACGCGGGTTGGCCGACACCTCGGCCTCCGACGGCTTCACGCGGCCAAGCAGGCGCAACTGCGGCGCCGGCAGCTCATGCGCACGCAGCGGCGCCCGACGCAGTTCCGGCGCGGCGGATTGCTCCGGGCGCGCCAGGGCCTGCATGAAGCGCTTGACGATGCGGTCTTCCAGCGAATGGAAGCTGATCACGACGAGACGTCCCCCCTGCTCCAGGCGTTCAAAGGCGGCCTTCAGACCGGTTTCGAGGTCCGCAAGCTCTTGATTGACGTGAATCCGTAAAGCTTGAAAGGTGCGGGTCGCAGGGTCTTGACCCTTCTCGCGTGTTTTGACGGCTTGCGCCACGAGCGCGGCAAGCTCGGATGTGCGATCGAGAGGACCTCGATCCCCGGATTGGCCCCGGCGAGCAACAATCGCCTTTGCAATCTGTACAGCAAACCGTTCTTCCCCATAGTCCCGTATCACCCTCGCAATGTCGCGCTCATCAGCCTCGGCCAGCCATTGGGCTGCGGTGATGCCGCGCGTGGTGTCCATCCGCATGTCGAGCGGGCCATCCATCCGGAACGAGAAGCCACGTGCGCCTTCGTCGATCTGCGGCGAGCTGATGCCGAGATCGAGCAGCACGCCGGCCACCCGTTCAATGCCGCGCGCATCCAGGGCCGAGGCCATCTGCGCGAAGCTGTCATGCTCAATAGCGAAGCGGGCATCCTCTACGGTGCCCGCTTCGGTGATTGCTGCTGGGTCCTTGTCGAAGGCGACAAGTCTGCCGCCGGGCCCCAGCCGTTCCAGGATGAGCTGGCTGTGCCCGCCTCTCCCGAAGGTTCCATCGATATAGATGCCGTCGTCGCGCCAGATGAGCGCATCGACCGCTTCGTCTAAGAGCACCGTCTGATGGCGCAGTCCCGTACTGGCTTGGGTTGTCATCGCGCGTCATCAAAAGGAGAAATTCTTGAGGGCGTCGGGCATGCCTTGCGCCATGGCGGCTTGCTCCTTCGCGGTGTACGTGGCGGCGTCCCAGACTTCGAAGTGGCTGCCCATGCCGAGCAGCATCACGTCACGTTCAAGAGAGGCAGCCGTGCGCAGTTCTGGGGTGATGAGGACGCGGCCGGCGGTATCGAGTTCGACATCGGCGGCGCTGCCCAGGAAGATCCGTTTCCACCAGTGGGCTTCCATCGGCAGCGCAGCGATGCGCTCGCGAAAGCGTTCCCACTCGGGGCGCGGAAACAGCATGAGGCAACCGTCCGGGTGCTTGGTCACAGTCACCCGGCCCTCGGCCTGCAGCTGGAGCGCTTCGCGGTGCCGCGACGGAATGGACATCCGCCCTTTGGCATCCAGCGTCAGCGCCGACGCACCCTGGAACACGTTGGTTTCTCTCTCCGTGCGGCGACTTGATCGCCACTTACCTTGCCGTCAACTGGCCCCGAAAACGGCCTCTTTGAACCACAAAACTACACTTTCTGACACTGTTTCCCACTTTAGAGGAACGACTTTAGACGGTCAAGGCTTGCGGAGGCCTGGGAGACGGAAAATTTGCAATCAGAACAATGACTTAGCGCACCCCGCCGGAGGCGCCACTTCACTTTTCCCAATCAAATGAAGGAGATAGCGTGGTTTATGTAGAAACCACGTGAGAGAACGACAAGCGGCCAGCGCCCCGGTTCGAGGCGCAGACCGCAGGCGGCAGAGGTCGGGCGAATGGAGGAGCGTGCGCCGTGTCGGCGGGCCGATCGACCCGCGCGACACGCGACACGCCCATCAGATGCGGTAGGCGGCGGTGGTCATGACGCGTGACGCGGCACGCATGGCTTGGCGGATCGGCGCAGGCAGATCAATGCCACCGGCCTGGCGCGCGTTGTCGCCGTGGCGGATTTCGTCGTCGCGCATCTGAGCGACGATGGCGCGCGACCGGGTGTCCTGCTCGGGCAATGTATCGAGATGGCCATCGAGGTGATGCTCGACCTGGCGCTCGGTCTCGGCGACGAAGCCAAGGCTGATCTTGTCGCCGAGGCGTCCAGCCACCGCGCCGATGGCGAAAGCGCCGGCATACCACAGCGGATTGAGCAGGCTCGGGCGGTCGTTCAATTCCTGAAGGCGCTGGGCGCACCAGGCGAGGTGGTCTTCTTCTTCGCGTGCGGCTTCGTCGAGCTGAGCGCGGATGGCGGGGTCCCGGGCAAATAGCGCTTGCCCCTGATACAGAGCCTGGGCGCAAACCTCGCCGACATGATTCACGCGCATCAGGCCGGCTGCATGGCGGCGGTCGACCTCGGAAAGCTTGGTCGCGCTGTCGGCCTTATCCGCGGAGGTGGCCACGATAACGGCGTCAGCAGGGTTCGGTCGGCTGGCGCGGGTGACGCCTGCCACAGCGCGCAAGGCGCGGTCGAATTCGGGGATGAAGCGGTCGAACATGATTGCGGGCGCCGCCGGCAATGGCGTGCGGCGCGATCGTCATTGTAAGGCCGACACCGCGCGGGACATTGCGTCCGGTCAGAACCCGGCCGACCAAACACTACTGTACGGGATAACCCTGTTGGCGCGCGGATCGCATCTAAAACCGCAAGGAATCGAGCCTGCCTATCGCCGATCTATTTCAAATTTGGAAACAGCCTGTTGCCGGGATCAGACAGCAAACGCGCGTTTACGAACATTCGTTCGCAAATTTCGACCGAGCCCAGTACCGCGTTGCTACATTAGTCAGCGACTTCGTTTGAAAGTCATGGGGCGGGAAGACGAGAACGGAGGGTCTGCCTGCCACTGAACTCAAAATTAAAGATCTGGAGACCGACCGATGAAGAAATCGCTGCTGGCATTGGCAGTGCTGGGCACGTTTGCGGGTGTTGCGCAGGCTCAGTCGAGTGTGACGCTGTACGGCGTGGTCGACGCGAACGTCGAATACGTCAACCATGAGCAGGCCGTGACTGCGGCGGGGGTTGCCATTCCGGGCAGCAGCGGATCGCGCCTTGCGATGCAGGCGGGCGGCCTGTCTTCCAACCGCTGGGGCTTGCGCGGCGTTGAAGACATCGGCGGCGGCCTCAAGGGCCTGTTCGTGCTGGAATCGGGCTTTGGCATGGACACCGGCACGCTGCAGCAAGGTGGCCGTCTGTTCGGCCGGCAGGCGTTTGTGGGCCTGCAGGGCAACTGGGGCAAGATCACGCTGGGTCGTCAGTACACGACGATCTTCGACATGATGGCGAACTTCTCGCCGAGCGGTTACGCCACGCAGTGGGAGCCGGTGGTCGGCCTGCTGGGTGCGAACTTCCGCGAAGACAACATGATCAAGTACGGCGCTGCATTCGGGCCGCTGACGGTCGAAGCCCACTGGGCGTTCGGCGAGCGCACGGGCAGCACCACGGCCAACTCGGCCTACGGCGCCGGGGCGAACTACTTCGCTGGCCCGTTTGGCGTGGGCATCGCGTATGACGAAGTGAAGGTGCTGACGGCCGCAGAAGCCCTGGGCCTGTCGGGCGGCAACGAATATGCCCGGGACAAGCGCGCTGCCATTGCAGCGAGCTACACCACGGGCCCCGTCAAGGTGATGGCAGGCTTCCGCTATGGCAACACGGAAGCGCCCTCCAGCGGCGCCACGGCAGCACTGACGCCGCACCGCGACGACCTCTACTGGCTGGGCGTGAACTACCAGGCCACCCCGGCACTGGGCCTGACGCTGTCGTACTACTACGACAACATCAAGGAAGCGACCATCGGTGGCGCCACGATCAACCCGCGCAACCCGCAGCAGTGGAACTTCATTGCCGATTACAACTTCTCGAAGCGCACCGACGTGTACCTGACGGCAGCGTATTCGCGCAATGGTTCGCTGAACTGGGATTCGATCGGCTACGTGACGAACCCGGCAACGGGTGCACAGACGTCGGTGGGTTATCTGCCCGCAGCATCGCAGACGTACTTCATTACGCCGAACTCGGAAAACCAGGTCGGTGTGGCAGTGGGTGTGCGCCACAAGTTCTGACGCACGCTTTGGTTTTTGCCCGCCGCCCCTCTCCTTGGCGGGCGCAGAAAGGCACCTTCGGGTGCCTTTTTGCATGGCCGCACGCTATGCTCCTGCGATCAAGCCCGCCGCCGGCCAGCAGAACATCGGCACGACAACGAGCGGCAATTCATAACGACAACAACGCCAACCTAACCGGAGACCCGCATGTCCTCTTCGACTTCTCCAACCATGGCGCCCGCCGCCCCCGGCGCGGCCGCCGACGCCAGCCGCTCGCGCATCGTCTTTGCGAGTTTCATCGGCACGGCCATCGAGTTCTACGATTTCTATGTCTACGCGACAGCCGCGGCACTGGTCATCGGCCCGGTGTTCTTTCCGCATGGCTCTGCTGCGGCACAAGCGCTCTCGGCGTTCGTCACATTCGGCATCGCGTTCATTGCGCGGCCGATCGGCTCGTTCCTGTTCGGCCACTTTGGCGATCGCATCGGGCGCAAGTCCACGCTGGTGGCCTCACTGCTGGTCATGGGTATTTCCACCACGCTGATCGGGCTGGTGCCGGGGTACGACAGCATCGGCACCCTTGCACCGATCCTGCTGTGCGTGCTGCGCTTTGGCCAGGGCATTGGCCTGGGCGGTGAATGGGGCGGCGCGGCCCTGCTGGCTACCGAGAACGCGCCGGCGGGCAAGCGCGCGTGGTTCGGCATGTTCCCTCAGCTCGGGCCCTCGGTAGGCTTTCTGGCATCGAACGGCCTCTTCTTCGGACTGGCGATCGCACTATCGGACGAGCAGTTCCGCAGCTGGGGCTGGCGCGTACCCTTCCTGGTAAGCGCAGTACTCGTGGCGCTGGGCCTGTATGTGCGATTGAAGATCGCCGAGACCCCAGCCTTCCAAGCCGCCATCGACCGGCAGGAGCGCGTGAAGGTGCCGGTCGCCACACTGCTGGCGCACCACTGGTGGCCGACGCTGCTGGGCGCGCTGGCCATGGTGGTCTGCTACACGCTGTTCTATATCTCGACGGTGTTTTCGCTGTCGTACGGCGTGAGCACGCTGCATTTCTCGCGCCCGAGCTTCCTGGGATTGCTGTGCCTGGCGGTGGTCTTCATGGGGCTGGCGACGCCGCTGTCGGCGTGGGCGTCGGACCGCTTCGGGCGCAAGCCGGTGCTGATCGTCGGCATCATCGCGGCCATCCTGTCGGGCTTTACGATGGCGCCGCTGCTGGGTAGTGGCCAAACGCCGCTGGTAGCCCTGTTCCTCATCATCGAGCTGTTCCTGATGGGCGTGACCTTCGCGCCGATGGGCGCACTGCTGCCGGAGTTGTTCCCAACCAACGTGCGCTACACCGGCGCGGGCGTGTCGTACAACCTGGGCGGCATTCTGGGCGCGTCGATTGCGCCGTATATCGCGCAGAAGCTGGCCGAGCAAGGCGGCCTGAGCTGGGTAGGCATGTATGTGTCGGCGGCCGCGGTGGTCAGCCTGATCGGCGTGCTCTGCATGCGCGAGACGCGCGATACCCGGCTGATGTAAGGGGCTGTGCCTATCGGCGCGATTAATCCCACGAGTGGCGACCCGAGCGACCCCGCTTGACGTCGCCACGCGCGCGCTTGCCTTCCAGACGGCGCGTCTTGGAAGCGCGCGTGGGCTTGGTGGCGATGCGCGACTTTGGCACCGAAAGCCCCGTCGCAATGAATGCGGCCAGACGTTCACGGGCATCCTGGCGGTTGCGGTCCTGCGTGCGAAAGCGTTGTGCATCAATCACAATCACGCCCTCAGCAGTCAAGCGGCGGTCGCGCTTTCCCAACAGGCGAGCCCGCAACGCCTCCGGCAACGACGGCGATTGGGCGATGTCAAAGCGCAACTCCACCGCCGTCGATACCTTGTTGATGTTCTGCCCACCCGGTCCGCTTGCGCGCACAAAGCGCTCGACCAGCTCGGACTCCGGAATGGACAATTGGGGGGTGATGGTGAGGTCGATGCCAGGCATTGGGGCATTGTAGGAAGAACCGGGTTTTTCTGGAGATCAGTGTATGTATCGCGGAGAACGATTCAACGGCTTCAGCCACCTGGCCGGGGCCATCCTTGCCGCGGGGGGCATGGCCGTTCTGGTAACGTCGTCCGCCCTGCACCACGACGCTTGGAAGGTGGTCAGTTCCGTGGTCTACGGCACGACGCTGGTCCTGCTCTACACAATCTCTACGCTTTATCACAGCCTGCGAGGCCCGGCCAAAAGCATCTTCCAGCGGCTGGACTATTGCGCCATCTACCTGTTGATCGCCGGCAGCTACACACCGTTTGCGCTGGTGACGCTGCGCGGCCCATGGGGCTGGGCGCTGTTTGGCATCAACTGGGCACTGGCTGCCATCGGCATTGCGCAGGAACTCTGGATCGGCCACCGCACGCGCCTGTTCTCACTGCTGATTTACGTGGTGATGGGCTGGCTGGTGCTGATTGCCATGGGGCCGCTGGCGGCCGCGCTGCCAGCACCAGGCCTGTGGTGGCTGGTGGCGGGGGGCGCGCTTTATACGACGGGCATCGGCTTCTTCCTCTTTGACGAGAAGGTGCGGCACTTCCACGGCATCTGGCATCTGTTTGTGCTGGCTGGCAGCGCTTGTCAGTTCGTCAGCATCCTCCTGTACGTGGGCTGACCGGCCACGCCTTGCTTGTACCGGACCAAAAAAAAGCCGCGACGAATCGCGGCTTTTTCTTTGCAGCTACGCAGACTCAGGCACGCTTCTTCATCGCCTCGTCGCGCAGTTCGCGGCGCAGGATCTTGCCGACGTTGGTCTTCGGCAGCTCGTTGCGGAACTCGATGAACTTCGGGCGCTTGTACCCCGTGAGCTGATCCTTGCAGAACTCCTGCAGCTTCTGCTCGGTCAGCGTCGGGTCGCGGCGCACCACGAACAGCTTGACCACCTCGCCCGAATGCACGTCGGGTACGCCCACGGCGGCCACTTCCAGCACGCCCGGGCACATCGCCACCACGCCTTCGATCTCGTTCGGATACACGTTGAAACCCGACACCAAAATCATGTCCTTCTTGCGATCGACGATCTTGGTGTAGCCGCGCTCGTCCATCACACCCACGTCGCCGGTCTTGAAGAAGCCGTCGGCATACATGACCTTGGCGGTCTCGTCCGGGCGCTTCCAGTAACCGGCCATGACCTGCGGGCCACGGATGCAGATTTCGCCAGCCTGACCGATCGGCAGATCACGCCCCTCGTCGTCGCGGATGGCGATTTCCGTGGACGGGATCGGCAACCCGACCGTGCCCGAAAATTTGTCGGTATTCGTCGGATTGCAGATGGCCGACGGTGACGTTTCCGACAGGCCGTAGCCTTCGATGATCGGACACCCTGTCACTTCGAGCCATTTCTTGGCAACGGCTTCCTGCACCGCCATGCCGCCGCCGTTGGCCACGCGCAGATTGGAACAGTCGACATCCTTGAATTCGGGATTGTTCAGCAGCGCGTTGTACAGCGTGTTCACGGCCGGGAACATGTGGAAGCGGTACTGCTTGAGCACCTTGATGAAACCCGGGATATCGCGCGGGTTCGGGATCAGTACCGCCAGCCCGCCCTTGCGCATCGACAGCAGGCAGCACACCGTCAGCGCGAAGATGTGATACAGCGGCAGCGCGGTAATGGTGATGATCTCTTCGTCGGCGGCCAGCATGCGGCCGTCGCGGCCGGGCTTGGTGAGTGCCGGGTTCATCCAGGCTTCGGACTGGAGCACGTTGGCGACGATGTTCCGATGCAGCAGCGTCGCGCCCTTCGATACGCCGGTCGTCCCACCCGTGTATTGCAGGAAGGCGACGTCGTCGGGGCCCACGGAGGTGGGCTTGAGCGTCTGCTTGGCACCCTCTTGCAGCGCGGTGTTGAAGCGGATGCAGCTGGGCAGTTCCCACGCCGGCACCATCTTCTTGACGCTGCGCACGACGAAATTGACCAACATGCCTTTGAGCCCGCCGAGCATGTCGCCCATGCTGGCCACCACGATGTGCTTGATCGGCGTATTGGGCAGCACCTGCTGCAGCGTCGTCGCGAAGTTCTCCAGGAT encodes:
- the trhA gene encoding PAQR family membrane homeostasis protein TrhA, whose amino-acid sequence is MYRGERFNGFSHLAGAILAAGGMAVLVTSSALHHDAWKVVSSVVYGTTLVLLYTISTLYHSLRGPAKSIFQRLDYCAIYLLIAGSYTPFALVTLRGPWGWALFGINWALAAIGIAQELWIGHRTRLFSLLIYVVMGWLVLIAMGPLAAALPAPGLWWLVAGGALYTTGIGFFLFDEKVRHFHGIWHLFVLAGSACQFVSILLYVG
- a CDS encoding long-chain fatty acid--CoA ligase — translated: MDKPWLKQYPAGVPAEIDASQYRSLAHLLEDSFQKNRNRRAFECMGKVLTYGELDTLSRQLAAWLQSRGLAPGARVALMMPNVLQYPVALAAVLRAGYVVVNVNPLYTPRELEHQLKDSGAEAIIILENFATTLQQVLPNTPIKHIVVASMGDMLGGLKGMLVNFVVRSVKKMVPAWELPSCIRFNTALQEGAKQTLKPTSVGPDDVAFLQYTGGTTGVSKGATLLHRNIVANVLQSEAWMNPALTKPGRDGRMLAADEEIITITALPLYHIFALTVCCLLSMRKGGLAVLIPNPRDIPGFIKVLKQYRFHMFPAVNTLYNALLNNPEFKDVDCSNLRVANGGGMAVQEAVAKKWLEVTGCPIIEGYGLSETSPSAICNPTNTDKFSGTVGLPIPSTEIAIRDDEGRDLPIGQAGEICIRGPQVMAGYWKRPDETAKVMYADGFFKTGDVGVMDERGYTKIVDRKKDMILVSGFNVYPNEIEGVVAMCPGVLEVAAVGVPDVHSGEVVKLFVVRRDPTLTEQKLQEFCKDQLTGYKRPKFIEFRNELPKTNVGKILRRELRDEAMKKRA